A genomic segment from Hoeflea prorocentri encodes:
- a CDS encoding glycosyltransferase family 25 protein, translating into MDRHPERLRISGAALDSLGLNFQRLAGVDYRELDPQTIGAAVDKTPAAMVKRQLSPGEIACFLSHIKVWRAIAESSEDMAWVFEDDVSFCANARTAMLEIESGKRDWDLVRLYSHKALSLERIEPMECGYSIGLSRKIPMSTIGYAISRPAADFLSRAMVPFSLPVDSALKQWWDHGLCTKVVAPSLCEPRKDTATASTLDASRANNKPKSLVDRFVLNLRYQFEQRRMRHGHAARFPDRNRFDW; encoded by the coding sequence TTGGATCGTCATCCCGAACGACTGAGGATTTCGGGCGCTGCGCTGGATTCTCTTGGCCTCAATTTCCAGCGCTTGGCGGGTGTCGACTACCGCGAACTGGATCCTCAGACGATTGGCGCGGCCGTCGATAAGACGCCCGCGGCGATGGTCAAGCGTCAGCTTAGCCCTGGCGAGATTGCCTGTTTTCTGTCTCACATCAAGGTGTGGCGGGCGATTGCGGAGAGCTCGGAGGATATGGCCTGGGTTTTTGAGGATGACGTTTCGTTTTGTGCGAATGCACGCACGGCAATGTTGGAAATCGAATCCGGTAAGCGCGACTGGGATCTTGTTCGGCTCTACAGCCATAAGGCCCTGTCGCTGGAGCGGATTGAACCAATGGAGTGCGGGTATTCGATCGGACTTTCGCGGAAAATCCCGATGTCCACAATCGGCTATGCAATCTCCCGTCCGGCAGCTGATTTCTTGTCCCGGGCGATGGTGCCGTTCAGTCTTCCTGTCGACTCTGCGCTCAAGCAGTGGTGGGATCACGGGCTTTGCACAAAAGTTGTCGCACCGTCTCTTTGTGAGCCGCGAAAAGATACCGCCACCGCCAGCACCTTGGATGCTAGCCGTGCAAACAACAAACCGAAAAGTCTCGTTGATCGCTTTGTGCTAAACCTGCGTTATCAGTTTGAGCAGAGGCGCATGCGACATGGCCACGCCGCACGCTTTCCGGACAGAAACCGTTTTGATTGGTAG
- a CDS encoding GNAT family N-acetyltransferase: protein MVVQSPGDMDYQWEIVDSENGLGLLEREWSALNARCGPQGFFTRYEVIRANWDRHRADSGSKLHIVVFRDRGGTLVMGVPMVRVREPLGTHKLVWLDSKTPLYDDVLLDPDVEIEVAARHFKSVLSTSLLNRVLKIGFVLEGSNLHRLLNATGLPTKLLTTAPSLNISEFESWEHYLSRISTNRRQRIRNFVRRIEKAGAKAPRLITNAAERRDVMNELFDRKRRWAGMRSDLMDWVAPEETEAWFQLISNIQDERNRSHLFLLESDTERIASLLFFERDGTLFLSKLAHSEAWEQFSPGWLIVHEAIKFGIEQRMKTVDFMIGNGAWKERIADRTNKIFGCRAGPVSWRFGTLK from the coding sequence ATGGTTGTGCAATCGCCCGGAGATATGGATTACCAGTGGGAAATCGTCGACAGCGAAAATGGGCTCGGTCTGCTTGAGCGGGAATGGTCGGCCTTGAATGCGCGATGCGGACCACAGGGGTTTTTCACGCGGTACGAGGTGATAAGGGCAAACTGGGACCGGCACCGCGCTGATTCCGGGAGCAAGCTTCATATTGTTGTCTTCCGGGACCGGGGGGGCACTCTCGTGATGGGCGTGCCCATGGTGCGGGTCCGCGAGCCGCTTGGAACGCACAAGCTGGTTTGGCTGGATTCCAAAACGCCGCTTTATGACGATGTGCTTCTGGATCCGGATGTCGAAATCGAGGTTGCCGCCCGACATTTCAAGAGTGTTCTTTCAACGTCCTTGTTGAACCGGGTGTTGAAAATCGGCTTTGTACTTGAAGGCTCAAATCTTCACCGGTTGCTTAATGCCACTGGACTGCCGACAAAGTTGCTGACGACGGCGCCGTCTTTGAACATTTCTGAATTTGAGAGCTGGGAGCACTATCTTTCACGGATCTCAACGAATCGACGGCAGCGAATACGCAATTTCGTCCGGAGAATTGAGAAGGCCGGCGCCAAGGCTCCAAGGCTGATCACAAATGCAGCGGAACGCCGTGATGTGATGAATGAACTCTTCGACAGGAAAAGGCGCTGGGCGGGGATGCGTAGCGATCTTATGGATTGGGTCGCACCTGAGGAAACGGAAGCCTGGTTTCAATTGATCAGCAATATTCAGGACGAAAGGAACAGGAGCCACCTGTTCCTGTTGGAATCGGATACCGAACGCATTGCAAGTCTGTTGTTCTTTGAGCGCGATGGCACGCTTTTTCTATCTAAACTCGCACACAGCGAAGCCTGGGAACAGTTTTCTCCCGGTTGGCTGATTGTCCACGAAGCGATTAAATTCGGCATTGAACAACGCATGAAGACTGTGGACTTCATGATCGGCAATGGTGCCTGGAAGGAGCGAATCGCGGACCGTACCAACAAGATATTTGGCTGCCGCGCCGGGCCGGTGTCCTGGCGATTTGGTACTCTGAAATAA
- a CDS encoding formyltransferase family protein — MRYAEKENSDKAARLALFYVFPIALWEILVDMPDSFRALFIVEKSIVSSAFIDAWLGCGNTISAIWTRDKKHLESSITQEIVSFSSSVPTLRAHVKRHNIHVIRNDILSSIPQKRDLLSEVKADTLITLMTHQIVPRWIIDQFGRRAVNVHPALLPHYKGPKPTLSLLADGQADTYGGVTIHQLDAGIDTGPIIAQRSVPAAPGQNYHVWTFRLAQAAADLARTDLQSYLRGDLEAVAQIQGSGNYRKAGRYEFCVEAGKTLDEVRRLLAMPAGVNVRAAIQPPIGRRDTFPVHRSVSVVSEPTGADARVSPIFVEMDIRDCRIRMFRKRKAVSILSNPAISIAGYRLSKFWQAKDQV, encoded by the coding sequence ATGAGATACGCAGAAAAGGAAAATTCTGACAAAGCCGCCCGACTCGCTCTATTCTATGTTTTTCCGATAGCACTGTGGGAAATTCTTGTTGATATGCCTGACTCGTTTCGCGCTTTATTTATCGTTGAAAAAAGCATCGTAAGCTCAGCTTTCATCGATGCTTGGCTTGGTTGCGGTAATACTATCTCTGCTATCTGGACTAGAGACAAAAAACATCTAGAATCAAGCATAACGCAAGAAATCGTTTCTTTTTCAAGCTCAGTACCAACGCTTAGAGCTCATGTCAAACGTCATAATATTCATGTAATTCGAAATGATATTCTTTCAAGTATTCCACAAAAAAGAGATTTATTGTCGGAAGTTAAAGCCGATACTCTCATTACCCTGATGACACATCAGATTGTGCCGCGCTGGATAATAGATCAATTCGGCAGGCGGGCGGTTAACGTGCACCCGGCTTTGCTACCCCACTACAAGGGTCCCAAGCCAACGCTCAGCCTGTTGGCCGATGGCCAGGCGGACACGTATGGCGGCGTAACGATACACCAGCTTGATGCTGGCATCGACACGGGTCCAATTATCGCTCAACGGAGCGTTCCGGCCGCTCCTGGCCAGAACTACCACGTCTGGACCTTTCGCTTGGCGCAGGCCGCCGCCGATCTCGCGCGCACCGATCTGCAGTCCTATCTCAGAGGCGACCTTGAGGCTGTTGCTCAAATCCAGGGCTCCGGAAACTACAGAAAGGCCGGCCGATATGAGTTCTGTGTGGAAGCGGGGAAAACACTTGACGAGGTACGGCGACTTCTGGCCATGCCTGCCGGCGTCAATGTGCGTGCGGCGATACAACCACCTATAGGTCGGCGTGATACATTTCCGGTCCACCGCTCAGTTTCCGTTGTTTCCGAGCCCACCGGAGCGGATGCGCGTGTCTCGCCGATCTTTGTCGAAATGGATATCCGCGACTGCCGCATACGGATGTTTCGCAAGAGAAAGGCGGTTTCCATATTGTCCAACCCGGCAATTTCGATCGCCGGGTATCGGTTGAGTAAATTCTGGCAGGCCAAAGATCAGGTCTGA
- a CDS encoding sugar-transfer associated ATP-grasp domain-containing protein codes for MWFKSIMGIFTRISSFSGLLDEEFKHPAPHIIWRIRSIVRGHPSRSIALLPPDIRSSGRYIRLTKFERRSAFYNRMLYAALHNKISQKLWLDKVRPSVSPPVTHYVAGDRVVPIADGVSAITKRSQVPSLLEGDRAIFIKPADAGKGAGAFRAAREGRGFRINGDYLDRSGMDQWVKGLPLGFMISEIIEQSAWARQIFPDAVNSVRVLTATSAVDYRVVILAATLKCATSRSAPTDNFLKGTGGTVSAIDLETGVLGPCVSFNEERFARTLSDTHPETGTLLAGVTVPHWQMICETVSELSGILPRPGLVGWDIALREDGVTVIEMNTRPGVDSVQSAASLLDTEPKRRILAEFRMI; via the coding sequence TTGTGGTTTAAGTCGATCATGGGGATATTTACTCGTATTAGCTCTTTTTCCGGCCTGCTTGACGAAGAATTTAAGCATCCTGCACCACACATTATATGGCGTATCCGGTCAATAGTCCGCGGCCACCCGTCCAGGTCTATTGCTCTTCTACCCCCGGATATCCGCAGTTCCGGAAGATACATTCGCCTGACAAAATTTGAGAGAAGATCTGCCTTCTACAACAGAATGTTGTATGCGGCTTTACATAACAAGATCTCTCAAAAACTGTGGCTCGACAAAGTACGGCCAAGTGTTTCACCACCGGTGACTCACTACGTCGCCGGCGACCGCGTTGTCCCCATAGCCGATGGGGTGTCCGCAATCACCAAACGGTCGCAAGTGCCGTCACTTCTGGAAGGTGACCGAGCCATCTTCATCAAGCCGGCCGACGCAGGCAAAGGTGCCGGTGCTTTCAGGGCGGCACGTGAAGGGCGGGGCTTTCGCATCAACGGCGACTATCTTGACAGGTCAGGCATGGACCAGTGGGTCAAGGGGCTTCCGCTCGGTTTCATGATTTCCGAGATCATCGAACAATCAGCCTGGGCACGTCAAATATTCCCTGACGCCGTCAATTCTGTCCGGGTGCTGACTGCAACGTCCGCGGTCGACTACAGGGTCGTCATCCTCGCCGCAACCCTCAAATGCGCGACCAGCCGCTCGGCGCCGACCGATAATTTTCTGAAGGGAACGGGCGGCACCGTTTCGGCCATTGATCTCGAAACCGGTGTGCTTGGCCCATGCGTGTCATTTAATGAAGAAAGGTTTGCACGGACGCTTTCCGATACCCATCCGGAAACAGGGACATTGCTGGCGGGTGTTACGGTGCCGCATTGGCAAATGATTTGCGAAACGGTCTCCGAACTGTCCGGCATCCTCCCGCGCCCCGGATTGGTGGGCTGGGACATCGCGCTGCGCGAAGACGGCGTCACCGTTATCGAGATGAATACGCGACCGGGGGTCGATTCTGTCCAGAGCGCTGCCTCGCTGCTCGACACCGAACCCAAGAGGCGCATCCTCGCCGAATTCCGCATGATTTGA
- a CDS encoding Mur ligase family protein produces the protein MRSSIRAVRKGWKKIYAEWRRKRIHLDSIIAVTGSCGKSTTTKLTAAALAEKPGVYLGYGKNTPKGIRGAMFRMPASAKIWVQEVSGHKHDAMETSVRFIRPTIGVVTTIGMDHISNFDSPEDIAVSKGQLVEALPENGHAILNADDPLVAAMAGRTHANVITFGKAPDADIRLVSSSHGYPERLNLRVCAGEEVVDVPTRFVGERWTTSVLAALAAAHAVGVPLKQAAAGIETVEPLRFKDDVYTHNGMTFIVDSYKAPLWTVQSSVDIVAAAKAQRKVMIFGTISDYRGSARGKYVRSAKSALEAAQLVIFYGRHSQRVRRLKADYPDRLFMFETYKELTAFLRGALKAGDLIYIKASGSADHLERIVLDHKKPVICELTDCSRPYTCNHCRHLHGKKRWFSRTRQT, from the coding sequence TTGCGCAGCTCAATCAGGGCCGTGCGCAAAGGCTGGAAGAAAATTTATGCTGAGTGGCGTCGCAAACGTATTCATCTGGATTCAATCATCGCGGTCACCGGCAGTTGCGGTAAGTCGACAACCACCAAACTTACTGCCGCTGCATTGGCTGAAAAACCCGGTGTTTATCTCGGATATGGAAAGAACACGCCCAAAGGCATTCGGGGGGCAATGTTCAGGATGCCGGCCAGTGCAAAAATCTGGGTTCAGGAAGTCAGCGGGCATAAACATGATGCCATGGAGACATCGGTCAGATTCATCAGGCCGACAATCGGTGTCGTGACCACAATCGGGATGGATCACATCTCGAACTTCGACTCGCCTGAAGATATCGCCGTCTCAAAGGGGCAACTGGTTGAGGCATTGCCGGAAAATGGACATGCGATTCTCAATGCCGACGACCCACTTGTGGCTGCGATGGCTGGGCGTACACACGCCAATGTCATCACTTTCGGCAAGGCGCCCGATGCTGATATTCGCCTTGTTTCAAGCAGTCACGGATATCCCGAGCGCCTCAATCTAAGAGTGTGTGCAGGTGAGGAGGTTGTGGACGTTCCGACACGATTTGTGGGCGAGCGCTGGACTACCAGCGTGCTGGCTGCGCTTGCTGCAGCGCATGCGGTGGGTGTGCCGCTCAAACAGGCCGCCGCCGGCATTGAAACGGTTGAACCGCTGCGTTTCAAAGACGATGTTTATACCCACAATGGCATGACATTTATTGTCGACTCATACAAGGCACCGCTTTGGACGGTCCAGTCAAGCGTGGACATTGTCGCCGCTGCAAAGGCACAACGTAAGGTCATGATCTTCGGAACGATTTCAGACTATCGGGGTTCTGCCAGGGGCAAGTATGTCCGAAGTGCGAAATCGGCACTTGAGGCAGCGCAGCTTGTTATCTTCTACGGTCGGCATTCGCAGCGGGTCAGGCGGCTGAAAGCCGATTACCCGGATCGGCTCTTCATGTTCGAGACCTACAAGGAGTTGACGGCTTTTCTGCGCGGGGCTTTGAAGGCGGGAGACCTTATCTACATTAAAGCCTCGGGCTCCGCCGATCACCTCGAGCGCATCGTGCTGGATCATAAAAAGCCGGTGATTTGCGAGTTAACGGATTGTAGCAGGCCGTATACCTGCAACCATTGCAGGCACCTTCACGGCAAGAAGCGTTGGTTCTCACGAACGCGTCAGACCTGA
- the asnB gene encoding asparagine synthase (glutamine-hydrolyzing) produces the protein MCGIAGIWHRKDRVTETDTADIRSMIQEIAHRGPDGQGFWSNERLAFGHCRLAILDPSDRGLQPATTPDESGALVYNGEVYNFRELRAELQRVGINFISESDTEVVLWALHHWGVEEALQRFTGMFAFAYFDKRKEALWLCRDRLGIKALSFASVGDRYMFASEDKALLRVSGFETHIDTRSLTLALAFQSVDSYLSSFRNVRRLPPGACWRIDNDGVHEGSFWHALDALDPLRLGERRPDTERAKTELEARLRASVGMHCLSDTELATACSGGVDSGMITALTREFVNPFHAYVIDPDTGVSEAEDAQRTCSGLSVPLKRVALDRAQYLRLLATSIYHVENGNLSNATPALLALTRRCKADGIKVLLTGEGSDELFGGYPWHAKSARRASILSLIAALGPTRSARKRRLDRLIDSAFVNAMGGMTPSVAMKFASSLSAAYNFRQHDIMEALEFLKPISRRVYAGNGIFDLCGHMQGIIHRHDRVSMASSVELRVPFLENGIIDFALNLPPALKYRKRQGKWLLKQVASRYLPAQNILAKKKGFPVTNDYFEGTETLLNGGVLRELMGWSIGETGRFVAMCGANPYLRARLVGHEVFARIYGSGETAEDVGEKLVGAAGR, from the coding sequence ATGTGTGGAATTGCAGGAATTTGGCATCGCAAGGACCGGGTAACGGAAACTGACACTGCAGATATCCGCTCAATGATCCAGGAGATTGCCCATCGAGGGCCCGATGGGCAAGGGTTTTGGTCAAATGAGCGCCTAGCATTTGGCCACTGCCGGTTGGCTATCCTCGATCCGTCGGACCGAGGACTGCAACCGGCAACCACGCCCGACGAAAGCGGCGCTCTGGTTTATAATGGTGAAGTCTACAACTTTCGGGAACTGCGCGCTGAGCTGCAAAGGGTCGGCATAAACTTCATCAGCGAAAGCGACACCGAAGTCGTATTGTGGGCACTTCATCATTGGGGAGTGGAAGAGGCACTGCAACGTTTTACCGGAATGTTCGCATTCGCCTATTTCGACAAGCGCAAGGAGGCCCTGTGGTTGTGTCGCGACCGTCTCGGTATCAAGGCGCTTTCCTTTGCGTCAGTCGGCGACCGCTACATGTTTGCCTCCGAGGACAAGGCACTGCTCAGGGTATCCGGCTTCGAAACACATATCGACACACGCTCCCTGACCCTGGCGCTTGCGTTTCAGAGTGTTGATTCTTACCTCTCTTCCTTCCGGAATGTGAGAAGGTTACCGCCGGGTGCCTGTTGGCGGATAGACAATGACGGTGTTCACGAGGGGTCATTCTGGCATGCTCTTGACGCGCTGGATCCCCTGAGGCTGGGCGAGCGCCGACCGGACACTGAAAGGGCAAAGACAGAGCTGGAAGCGCGTCTGCGCGCGAGTGTCGGAATGCACTGTCTGTCTGATACAGAGCTTGCCACCGCCTGTTCCGGCGGAGTCGATTCAGGCATGATCACGGCTCTGACACGCGAGTTCGTCAATCCGTTCCATGCCTATGTCATCGATCCGGATACCGGTGTCAGCGAAGCCGAGGACGCACAGCGAACCTGCTCGGGATTGAGCGTGCCATTGAAAAGGGTCGCACTGGACCGGGCTCAGTATTTGCGGCTGCTCGCCACTTCGATCTACCACGTTGAAAATGGTAATCTCAGCAATGCAACACCGGCACTCCTCGCACTGACGAGACGCTGCAAGGCCGACGGAATCAAAGTGCTTTTGACCGGCGAAGGCTCAGACGAACTGTTCGGCGGTTACCCGTGGCACGCAAAATCCGCGCGCCGTGCATCCATCTTGTCTCTGATCGCCGCTCTCGGGCCAACGCGAAGCGCCCGGAAACGGCGACTTGATCGCCTGATCGATTCCGCCTTCGTCAATGCAATGGGAGGAATGACACCCAGCGTTGCGATGAAGTTTGCTTCCTCTCTTTCGGCGGCATACAATTTTCGCCAGCATGACATAATGGAGGCTCTGGAATTCCTGAAGCCAATATCTCGCCGGGTCTATGCGGGTAACGGGATTTTCGACCTGTGTGGTCACATGCAAGGCATAATCCATCGTCACGATCGCGTTTCAATGGCATCTTCAGTCGAATTGCGCGTGCCGTTTCTGGAGAACGGAATAATCGACTTTGCCCTCAACCTGCCGCCTGCGCTCAAATATCGAAAACGGCAGGGAAAATGGCTTTTGAAACAGGTGGCATCGAGATATTTGCCTGCGCAGAATATTCTGGCAAAGAAGAAGGGCTTTCCCGTAACCAACGACTATTTCGAGGGTACTGAGACACTCCTGAACGGCGGCGTGCTGCGTGAGTTAATGGGATGGAGTATTGGGGAAACCGGCCGCTTTGTCGCAATGTGCGGGGCAAACCCCTACCTGCGCGCGCGCCTTGTCGGCCATGAGGTCTTCGCACGCATTTACGGCTCGGGAGAAACAG